The following are encoded in a window of uncultured Sphaerochaeta sp. genomic DNA:
- a CDS encoding DNA-3-methyladenine glycosylase I, whose product MNRCSWTGENPLLVEYHDREWGVPLHDDQRQFEYLSMEVMQCGLSWLTVLKRREALRSAFDDFNVSKVAGYGDEHVDEIMKMEGMIRSPRKIRAIITNAKAFLPIQEEFGSFSSYLWGFTGNKTMEYPGHADGGIVIARNELSDMISKDLKKRGFTFLGSITIYAHLQAAGIINDHEATCFRYHQVGSTTS is encoded by the coding sequence ATGAACCGATGTAGCTGGACAGGTGAGAATCCTCTCTTGGTAGAATATCATGACAGGGAGTGGGGAGTTCCACTCCATGATGATCAGAGACAGTTTGAGTATCTGAGCATGGAAGTCATGCAATGCGGATTGAGCTGGCTCACGGTATTGAAAAGACGGGAAGCTCTCCGCTCTGCATTTGATGATTTCAATGTCTCCAAGGTTGCTGGCTATGGAGATGAGCACGTCGATGAGATTATGAAAATGGAGGGGATGATCCGCTCCCCAAGAAAAATCCGGGCAATTATTACCAATGCAAAAGCATTCCTACCGATCCAGGAGGAATTCGGTTCATTCTCATCGTATCTTTGGGGGTTTACCGGGAACAAGACAATGGAATACCCAGGTCATGCAGACGGGGGTATCGTTATTGCCAGGAATGAACTCTCCGATATGATCAGCAAGGACCTCAAGAAGCGGGGGTTCACCTTTCTTGGTTCCATCACCATCTATGCCCACCTGCAAGCCGCAGGCATCATCAACGACCATGAGGCAACTTGTTTTCGGTATCACCAGGTAGGAAGCACAACTTCCTAA
- a CDS encoding GGDEF domain-containing protein translates to MTELISNILRGSVSSVMYVLLLLTLTKSKFDRKHIISIAIFVFVINMTSTLWFYFRGDLTGLSRFTVLMFIVVGLLIKSFTKMSFMQWSFTFLTTINIAMMIIILSFHLGRLFPYPQYANTFFRFVLYLLVITMFRKHFLRTYQTVVSDWPVFSGLMICIFLNLSYFFFVTDDIMQTLAANRWPMLLLVALSLSAYGTVFFSFKRFLAMHDLENENMKIQSETEVLQKVATELEIYANYDTLTGLPNRRIFFTKLETIVSEAKTNAIKCALLYIDLDSFKIINDTHGHEVGDGVLVTVGRRLLNCVRGTDFVARLAGDEFAIIMQDIEDTMQAKQFAARVHSVLQEPITIDTIICTINASIGISIYPEAGDDGEALLRNADSAMYTIKKHGKGGIGIYNHNEI, encoded by the coding sequence ATGACTGAACTGATCAGCAACATACTTCGAGGCAGTGTCTCATCGGTTATGTATGTACTGTTATTATTAACCCTTACAAAGTCCAAATTCGACCGTAAGCATATTATCAGCATCGCAATCTTTGTGTTTGTCATCAATATGACAAGCACCCTTTGGTTCTACTTCCGGGGAGACCTCACAGGGTTGTCCCGATTCACTGTTTTGATGTTCATCGTGGTTGGCCTTCTTATCAAGTCATTTACCAAAATGAGTTTCATGCAATGGAGTTTCACCTTTCTCACCACCATCAATATTGCAATGATGATCATCATCCTCAGCTTCCATCTTGGGAGACTGTTCCCCTATCCACAGTATGCCAATACATTCTTCCGGTTTGTCCTCTACCTACTCGTGATTACCATGTTCAGGAAACACTTCCTCCGGACCTATCAAACGGTTGTGAGCGACTGGCCCGTCTTCTCTGGCTTGATGATCTGCATCTTTCTGAATCTATCCTACTTCTTCTTTGTTACAGACGATATTATGCAAACCTTGGCCGCCAATCGATGGCCGATGCTCCTCTTGGTTGCCCTCTCCTTGTCCGCTTATGGCACAGTGTTCTTCTCTTTCAAAAGATTCCTGGCCATGCACGACTTGGAAAATGAGAATATGAAAATACAGAGTGAGACAGAAGTACTGCAGAAAGTTGCTACTGAGTTGGAGATCTATGCCAACTATGACACGCTTACAGGCCTTCCCAATAGAAGAATTTTCTTTACGAAATTGGAAACAATCGTTTCAGAAGCCAAAACAAACGCAATAAAATGCGCACTCCTCTATATAGACCTTGACTCCTTCAAGATAATCAATGACACCCATGGCCACGAAGTTGGTGACGGGGTTCTTGTAACCGTAGGGAGAAGACTACTGAACTGTGTCCGAGGAACTGATTTCGTGGCACGATTGGCTGGTGATGAATTTGCGATCATCATGCAAGATATCGAAGACACTATGCAGGCAAAACAATTCGCTGCAAGGGTGCATTCCGTTCTACAGGAACCCATAACAATCGATACAATAATCTGTACCATAAACGCTTCCATCGGTATCTCCATCTATCCTGAAGCTGGAGATGACGGGGAGGCATTGCTGAGGAACGCTGATTCTGCAATGTATACAATCAAGAAACACGGCAAGGGCGGAATCGGCATCTATAACCATAACGAGATATAA